CATCCGCTTGCCTTCACGATGTTCGACAAACTGGGTGATGTCGAAATCTTTCGCTTCGCCGCCAAATCGCGTTGAAAACTGTGAAACATCAAAGCTGGTGATTGCCGCTACTCCGTTTTTACCCTTGACTGCCGCATCGAAAAAAGTTTCGACAGAGACACCAATAGGTGTAACACAGCCCAGGCCCGTAATTACTACTCGCCGTTTGTTCATCATGTCTGCCTGAACTATGCTTGTTCTTTTTGTTTTAATACGCTGACGATGTAATCGATAGCAGCGCCTACAGTCTGAATCTTCTCAGCTTCTTCGTCTGGAATGCTCGTATCGAACTCATCTTCAAACTCCATAACAAGCTCAACAGTATCCAGTGAGTCGGCGTTAAGGTCGTTGATGAACGAAGTCTCACGTGTAATCGTGGACTCTTCCGCACCCATCTGTTCTGCTACTATCTTGATAACCTTTTTTTCTATACTTTGGACGTCAATACTCACTTTTCAACTCCTTGATTAAAAAAAATATCCTAAATTAACAATTCCTATATCTTTTATACCGTCTGATTATTAGGGCGGTAATATAACTGCCAACGCTGTTTCTTGCAATCATTTTTTTATTTAATACCAGCAGGTATTTTAATCCCATTACATCGCCATTCCGCCATCGACCTGCAAAACCTGTCCATTAACATAGCCGCTGTCGTCACTTGCAAGAAAAGCTACCGCTTTGGCAACATCTTCCGGCGTACCCAATTTTTTAGCCGGGATGATGGCCATAGCCGCTTCCTTAACCATATCCGGCAAAATAGCAGTCATATCAGTCAAAATGAAGCCCGGAGCTACGCAATTGGCGGTAATGCCCTTCTTTGCGACTTCACGGACGACCGATTTTGTCATACCGATAAGGCCTGCCTTGCTTGCAGCATAATTCGCGCTGCCGGCCTGGCCCATAATGCCCGCGATCGAACTGATGCTGATAATTCTGCCGAATTTATTGCGAATCATCGGCCTTAATGCCGCCCTTGTCGCCATAAACGCAGCACGCAGGTTTACGTTCATCAGAATATCATATTCGTCATCGCTCATCTGCATCATTAATCTATCTCTTGTAATACCTGCGTTATTTACAAGGATACCGATACCATTGTACTCTTTTGAAAGCTCTTCCATAACTTCGTTGAGCTTGTCTGTTTTCGTAATATCAACGCATTTGGTAATTACGCTGTAACCGGCTTCGCTGCAAACTTTTTCAAGTTCTTTAAGCTGTTCTGCGTTTAAATCCAGACCGGCAACAATTCTGCCCTGCTTGAGCAGTTCCATCACAATCGCCCTGCCTATTCCACGTGCGGCACCTGTTACAACCGCTAATCTTTTTTCTTCAGCCATTATTTACTCCGTTAATTTCTTCATACTTTCAACATCATTTACATTTACAATATCCGTTCTCCTGCTGATTCTTCTCATCAATCCTGTAAGCACTTTGTTCGGTCCGATTTCGTAAAATTTCGTTACGCCATCGGCCAGAAGTTTTTCCATACACTTCTGCCAAAGCACCGCGCCTGTCAACTGCTTTA
Above is a window of Planctomycetaceae bacterium DNA encoding:
- the acpP gene encoding acyl carrier protein; this encodes MSIDVQSIEKKVIKIVAEQMGAEESTITRETSFINDLNADSLDTVELVMEFEDEFDTSIPDEEAEKIQTVGAAIDYIVSVLKQKEQA
- the fabG gene encoding 3-oxoacyl-[acyl-carrier-protein] reductase, translating into MAEEKRLAVVTGAARGIGRAIVMELLKQGRIVAGLDLNAEQLKELEKVCSEAGYSVITKCVDITKTDKLNEVMEELSKEYNGIGILVNNAGITRDRLMMQMSDDEYDILMNVNLRAAFMATRAALRPMIRNKFGRIISISSIAGIMGQAGSANYAASKAGLIGMTKSVVREVAKKGITANCVAPGFILTDMTAILPDMVKEAAMAIIPAKKLGTPEDVAKAVAFLASDDSGYVNGQVLQVDGGMAM